TGATTCCTGCAAGCGGAACCGGACCCGCTTCCGTTCCCATTTTCACACCAGCTTGAAGGAGCGCCCCATATGTATCGCGAGCCATGGTGTCAGCTTTGCCGGGGTCGGTATATGTCTTGTCTGGAGCATGACCATTACCTTGCATGCCGGGGAGAAGAAAAGCGAACAAGTGTCCGAATAGAGGTCCAAAGCCCGCGTGGGAGTAGGAGTCCTGCTCAGCGTGAAGATAAGCACCTAAAGCCTCGCCTCCATACCCCTCTCCTAGGCTATCCGATGTGCTTTCGAATGAATTCCACATTTCGGCTCTTCGCTCGCTCGTAGTGAAATGAAAGTCCCGTCTTGCTCCAGATCCCAGGAACCCATAACCATTCCACGGATTTGTTGCCTTACTCTCGTCGACCCCTTGATCAGCGCGTGCGATCACCCCAGATTCGTAGCTCGAATATCCGGCTGCATACGCAAGAGCCTGCGTAAGATCAAGATGTACGTCCTGCTCGTAGAATCCATCGGGGTCTGTGTACCTTAATGGATTGTTGAAACCATAACGATAGAGATTCAGTGCTTGCGGATTACCCGGGTTCGGTCCTGTGGCATCTGGACTCATGAAGCGACCCATGCTCGAGTCATAGTATCTAGCCCCGAAGTAATCCAGTCCGCTCTCACTATCTCGTTCTTTGCCGGTAAAGTGTTGTTCGGTGGGGCCTGAAGATTGCCCAATAGGCATTTCGCCGAACGGCATCCCCATGTAAGTAGCCTCTAGAGAGCCAGCAAAGTTCGTCTGCGCCCGTCGCGTGCCGAGCCAATCCGTCAGATGGAAGTGCAACCCCTGGTTGTCGTATGTCGCCAAGAGGCTGCCATTCACATAGACATTCGTATGGATCGGGTTACCCGAACCATCCAACTCTGTCATCTGTTCCCCGGAAGGCCCCAGGATATATTGGTTGGTCAGCGTGAACCCATTGGAGCTGACATCACAACTCCAGACGGAGATTGTGCCCTTGGCAACACGATGTCCCTCTACGTCGTAGAGGTATTGCGTCATGCTCGTGGCGTCCAGAGGTGGTGCGGCCGGTGTGCCAACAGCGCAGATTCTGCCGTCCGGATCGTAGAGGTAGACATGACTGCCATCGCCGATTATATTGCCCGCGGGATCGTAGGAAGGTGCGACCGTTGTCCCACTCGCATTCGTGCTGAGAATCTGGTTGGCGCTGTTGTAGCTCGCTATATCGGTCGTGATGCTCGCCGAAGATGCGGGTTGGCAAGGGGATGTCCCACCGCCTGCAATGCTCTGATCCGATCCAGACTGGTTTGTTCTATTGCCGAACGAGTCGTATGACCAGCAATAATACGAATTCTGACCGTACGCTGGCGTAGCAGTACCGCTGGCGAGTCGATTCAGACCATCGTATCCAAAGGTCCATGTTCCCATCACGGAATCGGTATAACCCAGCAAGTTACCATTCAGATCATATCCGAGGTTCGGTGAAAGCATGCTGTAGCTGTAGACAGGCGTTGCGACCGTGCTGGGGTCCGTTCCTCCAGTCAAGCTGCCACTGCTGGGGTTTGCTGAGAACGAGCCCTGCGCGAAGTCCTGGCTGTCATACGTGCTGGCCAGCGAGTAGGAATAGTCTGATGAGGCTCCAGGTTGCTTCGAAGTGAGCGTGAGCGTGCTGCCGCTTAGAGTAGCCGTAACCTGGGAATTCGGATCAGTGTTCAATGCAGACTCCAGTGCCGCTGCTATTGCGCTGGAAGTCGTGTTGGTCGTTGAATTATACGTTGCGGACTCTGAAACGCCGCCGACCGTCAACGTGACTGTGCCCGCATCAAAGGCACTCGGGTCCCAGATAATCGGTGCCGCAACTTGACGAACCATACTGTTATTCGTGTCCGCAATGTCGAGGTTGCCATTACCGTCAACAGCAACATTCGAAGGAAAATAGAGCGCGACGGTTGTCGCCGGTTCGTTGTCCCCCGTATAGCCGATCAGACCATTGCCGGCAACTGTTAAGATAATCCCGCTTGAAGCTTTGACGGCCCGCACAACTGAGTTTCCATTATCTGCAATATACATATTGCCGGAGGTATCGAATGTTACGCCCGAAGGCATCGACAACGTGGCAGATGTAGCGGCTCCTCCGTCCCCCGTATATCCAAGAGTTCCGTTTCCCGCAATCGTGCTGATGATCCCCGTGGATGCTGTGACCTCACGAATCCGATCACTGTACTGTTCTGCGATATAAATATTGCTCGCGGAATCAATGGCAACCCCTACAGGGTAGTGTATGGAAGCCGCCGTAGCCGGTCCGCCATCCCCCGCATACGTCGCCGCACCATTTCCTGCAATGGTTGTGATGATGCCGGTCGAGGCATTGATCTCTCGAACCACATTGTTGTTGGAATCGGCAAAATAGATGTTCCCTGATGCATCCAGAGCAATCCCCTGTGGGTCGCCCAGTTTCGCGGCGGTCGCCAAGCCTCCATCCCCGGAATAGCCGTACGAACCATTCCCGGCTATGGTTGTAATAATTCCAGTCGCCGCAGTGACCTTGCGAATTACCTCGGCTCCCGCATCGGTAATGTATAAATTGCCTACAGCATCGACTGCAATTCCACTTGGGGAGAGCTGAGCGCTCGTCGCTGGGCCTCCATCGCCGGAATAGCCTGGCGTTCCGTTGCCAACCACTGTTGTAATGATCCCAGTGCCAGCGGTGACTTTACGAATGCAATAATTGTCCGCATCCACGATATAGATGTTGTTGGCCGTATCCACCACAACAGAAATAACCGAATGCATTTCGGC
This Edaphobacter acidisoli DNA region includes the following protein-coding sequences:
- a CDS encoding NHL domain-containing protein, whose amino-acid sequence is MTFALRVLHKLPLSLVGVLCLLPSAASAQAPLITTVAGSINEGYSGDGGSATSAEMHSVISVVVDTANNIYIVDADNYCIRKVTAGTGIITTVVGNGTPGYSGDGGPATSAQLSPSGIAVDAVGNLYITDAGAEVIRKVTAATGIITTIAGNGSYGYSGDGGLATAAKLGDPQGIALDASGNIYFADSNNNVVREINASTGIITTIAGNGAATYAGDGGPATAASIHYPVGVAIDSASNIYIAEQYSDRIREVTASTGIISTIAGNGTLGYTGDGGAATSATLSMPSGVTFDTSGNMYIADNGNSVVRAVKASSGIILTVAGNGLIGYTGDNEPATTVALYFPSNVAVDGNGNLDIADTNNSMVRQVAAPIIWDPSAFDAGTVTLTVGGVSESATYNSTTNTTSSAIAAALESALNTDPNSQVTATLSGSTLTLTSKQPGASSDYSYSLASTYDSQDFAQGSFSANPSSGSLTGGTDPSTVATPVYSYSMLSPNLGYDLNGNLLGYTDSVMGTWTFGYDGLNRLASGTATPAYGQNSYYCWSYDSFGNRTNQSGSDQSIAGGGTSPCQPASSASITTDIASYNSANQILSTNASGTTVAPSYDPAGNIIGDGSHVYLYDPDGRICAVGTPAAPPLDATSMTQYLYDVEGHRVAKGTISVWSCDVSSNGFTLTNQYILGPSGEQMTELDGSGNPIHTNVYVNGSLLATYDNQGLHFHLTDWLGTRRAQTNFAGSLEATYMGMPFGEMPIGQSSGPTEQHFTGKERDSESGLDYFGARYYDSSMGRFMSPDATGPNPGNPQALNLYRYGFNNPLRYTDPDGFYEQDVHLDLTQALAYAAGYSSYESGVIARADQGVDESKATNPWNGYGFLGSGARRDFHFTTSERRAEMWNSFESTSDSLGEGYGGEALGAYLHAEQDSYSHAGFGPLFGHLFAFLLPGMQGNGHAPDKTYTDPGKADTMARDTYGALLQAGVKMGTEAGPVPLAGIMPFVQAFNRANTKEGKDTQLQNLKQYVQQYRKDHKDDPPSNRPSNNSGYCSAEYSHC